A portion of the Nitratidesulfovibrio termitidis HI1 genome contains these proteins:
- a CDS encoding 4Fe-4S binding protein: protein MGHIAARDIYRRLGHAIDNTPVRTPWNDAFHAMLRELYTPEEAELVVRMPYRPSSIGRLERVTGMDRVRLQLLLDRLCDKGLVLDIREDGDHAAESAERHAASAHGHDRHDGHGHDTYTDRAHPHDHSHSPSAHGHSSLGSPASPAHDHSDNSCLYMISPIVIGIFEFTMMRTGGALPSKRWAELFHDYMFGDRAFLDANFGDGQRVSVMRALPHQQTLGDHVEILDYERAAALVEQNRTFAVGLCSCRHEKHHLGTRQCDVDMETCTSMGTGAEYLIRHGFARRIDKAAMHDTLARSRDLGFTLSADNVQQGVGFICHCCGCCCNLMQGIRQWGHTGILVTSSFIARCDASLCNGCGLCERACPIDAVSLPVPPDGRKRDRRCLVDEDYCLGCGACALKCPTGALWLHPRERKVLHPADSFERVILQSLERGTLQNLVFDNPNSRTQEFMRGLVGGFLRLAPVTRALMGDALRSRFLDAVRRMAE from the coding sequence ATGGGACACATCGCCGCCAGGGACATCTACCGTCGTCTCGGCCACGCCATCGACAACACCCCCGTGCGCACGCCGTGGAACGATGCCTTCCACGCCATGCTGCGCGAACTGTACACCCCGGAAGAAGCGGAACTGGTGGTGCGCATGCCATACCGCCCGTCGTCCATCGGGCGGCTGGAACGGGTCACCGGCATGGACCGCGTCCGGTTGCAGCTGTTGCTGGACCGGCTGTGCGACAAGGGGCTGGTGCTGGACATCCGCGAGGATGGCGACCACGCTGCCGAATCCGCCGAGCGTCATGCCGCATCGGCGCACGGGCATGACAGGCATGACGGGCATGGGCATGATACCTATACGGATCGCGCACATCCGCACGACCACTCCCACTCCCCGTCCGCCCACGGCCATTCCTCCCTCGGCTCTCCCGCTTCACCGGCCCACGATCATTCCGACAACAGCTGCCTGTACATGATCAGCCCCATCGTCATCGGCATCTTCGAATTCACCATGATGCGCACCGGTGGGGCGCTGCCCAGCAAGCGCTGGGCGGAACTGTTCCACGACTACATGTTCGGCGACCGGGCCTTTCTGGACGCCAACTTTGGCGACGGGCAGCGCGTTTCGGTCATGCGCGCTCTGCCGCACCAGCAGACTCTGGGCGATCATGTGGAAATCCTGGACTACGAGCGCGCCGCCGCGCTGGTGGAGCAGAACCGCACCTTTGCCGTGGGGCTGTGCTCGTGCCGCCATGAAAAGCACCATCTGGGCACCCGGCAGTGCGACGTGGACATGGAAACCTGCACCTCCATGGGCACCGGCGCGGAATACCTGATCCGGCACGGCTTTGCCCGGCGCATCGACAAGGCGGCCATGCACGACACCCTGGCCCGCTCGCGCGACCTCGGCTTCACCCTGTCCGCCGACAACGTGCAGCAGGGCGTGGGGTTCATCTGCCATTGCTGCGGCTGCTGCTGCAACCTCATGCAAGGCATCCGCCAGTGGGGGCACACCGGGATACTGGTCACCTCGTCGTTCATCGCCCGGTGCGACGCCAGCCTGTGCAACGGCTGCGGCCTGTGCGAACGGGCCTGCCCCATCGACGCGGTGTCGTTGCCGGTGCCGCCCGATGGCCGCAAGCGCGACCGGCGCTGTCTGGTGGACGAAGACTATTGTCTGGGCTGCGGGGCTTGCGCCCTGAAGTGTCCCACCGGGGCGTTGTGGCTGCACCCGCGCGAGCGCAAGGTGCTGCACCCGGCGGACAGCTTCGAACGGGTCATTTTGCAAAGCCTGGAGCGCGGCACCCTGCAAAACCTTGTGTTCGACAACCCAAACAGCCGCACCCAGGAATTCATGCGCGGGCTGGTGGGAGGTTTTCTGCGGCTTGCCCCGGTGACACGGGCGCTGATGGGGGATGCGCTGCGCTCGCGCTTTCTCGATGCCGTGCGCCGCATGGCCGAATAG
- the infA gene encoding translation initiation factor IF-1 produces the protein MAKDDYFEVAGVVQEALPSTLFRVELETGHTVLSHLCGKMRKFRIRILPGDKVRVAMSPYDLTKGRIVFRER, from the coding sequence ATGGCCAAGGACGATTATTTCGAAGTGGCGGGCGTGGTGCAGGAAGCCCTGCCCAGCACGCTGTTCCGTGTGGAACTGGAAACGGGCCACACCGTACTCAGCCACCTGTGCGGCAAGATGCGCAAGTTCCGCATCCGCATCCTGCCCGGTGACAAGGTGCGTGTCGCCATGTCCCCCTACGACCTGACCAAGGGCCGCATCGTTTTCCGCGAACGCTAG